A window of Silurus meridionalis isolate SWU-2019-XX chromosome 4, ASM1480568v1, whole genome shotgun sequence contains these coding sequences:
- the LOC124384520 gene encoding little elongation complex subunit 1-like, whose amino-acid sequence MWTDTHVIRKRVWLILNTWLLETQTKQRQLRNVSVAAVIRLLGRLGQQGLKENLAASVENLTKSIIEFGTQKVLEDMPWEVQLSLIYASHDLAPSNPKTTLKTLQLWQQKFTKPVPPAVTKCISQISFLSTKKKFLRVSKEA is encoded by the exons atGTGGACCGACACCCATGTTATTCG aaaacgTGTTTGGCTGATCTTGAACACTTGGCTGttggaaacacaaacaaagcaaaGGCAGTTAAGAAACGTCTCTGTTGCAGCAGTTatcaggctacttg GGCGACTTGGCCAACAAGGCCTTAAGGAGAACCTGGCAGCATCAGTGGAAAATCTGACAAAAAGCATCATTGAGTTTGGGACACAAAAAGTCTTGGAAG ATATGCCATGGGAGGTGCAGCTGTCATTAATCTATGCCAGTCATGATCTTGCACCCAGCAACCCCAAAACCACTCTCAAGACTTTGCAATTATGGCAGCAAAAGTTCACAAAGCCCGTTCCCccagccgtcaccaagtgcATTAGTCAGATCAGCTTCCTGTCAAccaaaaaaaa atTTCTGcgtgtgagtaaagaggcataa
- the LOC124384604 gene encoding little elongation complex subunit 1-like, whose translation MLNTDTNKNSGIENQFLALKAENTSKHLEIQELKCKMRSLEKIICLMKKKLKNELNKETKSSFTQTDNKQKADKGNQTQTNPRAKRAASDTSQPTTAKRPRIDAAQHKHNKTQSLIACALETLHDASYDLLSTNWVSALLKGSCKLPGLTDEEKSVTSVFCVNKCLTETFLTVILDKIKAEKKSHNVLQFLCRVYVALCQQRGDSHKVHTLAYRLLKEDFPEAPKLIMVMVTAWPCVFSYDAPLCRAIHIVTKMKAGGDILCLLSKYLHWDRFALQVTI comes from the exons ATGctgaacacagacacaaacaa gAACTCTGGTATTGAAAACCAGTttctggcacttaaag CCGAAAACACCAGTAAACATCTGGAAATTCAAGAGCTGAAGTGCAAAATGAGAAGTCTCGAGAAAATCATCTGCTTAATGAAG AAAAAACTCAAGAACGAGTTGAACAAAG AGACAAAGAGTTCCTTCACTCAAACTGACAATAAGCAGAAAGCTGACAAAG GAAATCAAACCCAGACAAACCCGAGAGCAAAAAGAGCCGCATCAGACACGTCACAACCCACGACTGCTAAAAGACCTCGAATTGATGctgcacagcacaaacacaacaaaacacaatccctCATCGCTTGTGCATTGGAAACTCTTCATGATGccagttatgatttattatctacTAACTGGGTTTCTGCACTACTTAAAGGCAGTTGTAAACTTCCTGGTCTGACAGATGAGGAAAAATCGGTcacatctgtgttttgtgtaaacaag TGCCTAACAGAGACGTTTCTGACAGTCATTTTGGACAAGATCAAGGCAGAGAAAAAGTCACATAACGTCCTGCAGTttctctgtagggtttatgtagCCTTATGTCAGCAGAGAGGAGACTCTCATAAAGTGCACACCCTCGCCTACagacttcttaaagaag actttcctgaagcccctaaattaataatggtcatggtgacagcatggccatGTGTTTTTTCCTATGATGCCCCTTTATGCAGAGCCATACACATCGTGACCAAAATGAAAGCGGGCGGAGATATTTTATGCTTGCTCAGCAAATATCTGCACTGGGATAGG TTTGCGTTACAAGTCACTATTTAA